GGCGGGTCAGGCCGGTATCAGCGGCCACCTGACCATTGGCGACTATGCCGTGATCGGCCCGAAAGCCGGGATTGCCAAACCGGTGGCCCCCGGCGAGACGGTTATGGGCGCCCCGGCCGTACCGATAAAGATGTTCTTGCGGCAGAGCAGCCTGTTGAACCGTTTGCCGGACATGAAAAAGAAACTGGCCGAGTTGGACAAAAAAATGCGTGCACTTAAATTATCCAAGGATGGGGATGAACAATAGCGTCCCTTGTCCGCTAAACGCCTGGAGTCGATCATGCGTGTCTACGATATTCACGAAATAATGAAGTTTCTGCCCCATCGCTACCCGTTTCTGCTCATCGACCGGGTTGAGGAAGTCGTTCCGGGAGAGAGGGTCAGGGCACTGAAAAACGTCACCATTAACGAGCCCTTTTTTCAGGGGCACTTCCCGGGCATTCCGGTGATGCCGGGGGTGATTATTTTAGAGGCAATGGGACAGGCGGGCGGGGTGCTGGCCTACGAATCCCTCGGAGAGAACAAAAAAGGCCGCATT
This is a stretch of genomic DNA from Deltaproteobacteria bacterium. It encodes these proteins:
- the fabZ gene encoding 3-hydroxyacyl-ACP dehydratase FabZ, encoding MMRVYDIHEIMKFLPHRYPFLLIDRVEEVVPGERVRALKNVTINEPFFQGHFPGIPVMPGVIILEAMGQAGGVLAYESLGENKKGRIVFFTGIDKARFRKPVVPGDQLVFELTLLKKRAKVVRMAGIATVDGVKVAEAELMAAYGENR